Proteins encoded together in one Ptiloglossa arizonensis isolate GNS036 chromosome 9, iyPtiAriz1_principal, whole genome shotgun sequence window:
- the Gdi gene encoding GDP dissociation inhibitor isoform X2, with protein sequence MAHGLLVKLLIHTGVTRYLEFKCVEGSYVYKSGKISKVPIDQQEALSSDLMGLFEKRRFRNFLMWVQNMEEDRPETWDGFNPFSGSMSSLYNKFNLDKNTQDFTGHALALYRNDDYISQSAITTIRRIKLYSDSLARYGKSPYLYPMYGLGELPQGFARLSAIYGGTYMLDKPIDEIVVKDGKVVGVRSGEEVAQCKQVFCDPTYVPDRVKKVGQVIRCICLLDHPIPNTGDALSTQIIIPQKQVNRNSDIYVSLISHTHQVAAKGWFIAMVSTTVETANPKAEIKPGLDLLGPIKQKFISVSDYMEPTDDGLNSQIFISTSYDATTHFETTCLDVLDIFKRATGEEFDLKKVKQDLGDEDQ encoded by the exons ATGGCTCATGGTTTATTGGTAAAGCTTTTAATTCATACCGGCGTGACGCGATACCTGGAGTTCAAATGCGTCGAAGGATCGTACGTTTATAAGTCCGGAAAAATCTCGAAAGTACCGATAGATCAGCAGGAAGCGCTGTCTAGCGATTTGATGGGTCTTTTCGAAAAGAGACGCTTCCGCAATTTCTTAATGTGGGTGCAAAATATGGAAGAAGATCGACCCGAAACATGGGATGGTTTCAACCCATTTAGCGGTAGCATGAGCTCGTTGTATAACAAGTTTaatctcgataaaaatactCAAGATTTTACGGGCCATGCACTAGCACTTTATAG GAATGACGATTACATAAGCCAAAGCGCAATTACTACTATAAGAAGAATTAAATTGTACAGCGATAGTTTAGCACGTTATGGAAAATCGCCGTATTTGTATCCTATGTACGGATTGGGTGAACTTCCTCAAGGTTTCGCACGACTTAGCGCTATTTACGGTGGAACGTACATGTTGGACAAACCGATCGACGAAATTGTCGTAAAGGATGGGAAA GTTGTCGGTGTGCGTTCTGGCGAGGAGGTAGCTCAATGCAAACAAGTATTTTGTGATCCTACGTATGTACCTGATCGCGTAAAGAAAGTAGGTCAGGTCATAAGATGCATTTGCCTCTTAGACCATCCTATACCGAATACAGGAGATGCTCTCTCGACTCAAATTATTATTCCGCAAAAACAA GTTAACCGTAATTCCGATATCTACGTATCTTTAATATCGCATACTCATCAAGTTGCAGCTAAAGGATGGTTCATAGCTATGGTATCTACTACAGTTGAAACAGCAAATCCAAAAGCTGAGATTAAGCCGGGTTTGGATCTACTTGGTCCGATCAAACAGAAATTCATATCAGTGTCTGATTACATGGAGCCAACTGACGATGGTTTGAACAGTCAAATCTTCATATCGACGAGTTACGATGCCACAACACATTTTGAAACCACCTGTTTAGACGTCCTCGATATATTCAAACGGGCTACTGGTGAAGAATTCGACTTAAAGAAAGTAAAACAAGACTTAGGGGATGAAGATCAGTAA